One region of Paenibacillus polymyxa M1 genomic DNA includes:
- a CDS encoding non-ribosomal peptide synthetase, with amino-acid sequence MTRKHDQRSDLNIPIVSFMETCRQFPETELFTFENEGEHPQVLTGTTLLLQVQTLGNILMKELAAQERALLVFPQGLGYISSMLACFYANIVAIPTPITAAEPDEKMLEKIKPIQTDSEAVCIITNTAFKAFLQTQPEYRTFRILNIDEIFQKSAAHVDMKMRMPAPEDMALLLYTSGSTSLPKGVILSHRCLMNQVKAKQWRIDQNSRIVSWMPQFHAFGLQNNILVPLFNGASSILLPPESFAKNPEHWIQMIDKYQATHTAAPNFAFDYCCSTLDIASLQEYSLHHLQAIICAGEPIRKESYENFIHNFRALGLKEDIFCPLLGLSELCPVTSVKPGQSMRFLNLDIPSLEQRRVQYTDEKNPSKTVVSCGEIEAPTEIRIVHPESHMQCLPGEIGEIWIKSDRTAEGYLNRKEETDSTFEAVLSNTQEDGFFRTGDLGFIADNHIYVIGREKEVIIIHGKNHHAVDIEWTIQKNMPELTLPIAVFSAEINGQEKVIVVQEIEAPLHQQEYKRLVENMLNAVSGTHQLEIYDIYLLPKGSIPKTGSGKIQRKVCRNAYIKQELRALYQYRSTLSTAHSEIGETDVTINAVSLIQLKIQEYMVQFLHGELNLESEAMDLNKNIHGYGIDSILVMKLIRGIEKSYPIKVNAREILEYPTIQLLSAYLAKKIEKDKPVVEAKTETILHGLQRNPLSEVQKGLWLLHKMSPEINAYNVPICLRFNTKVEIENVKQAFHTVLEQYPILNSVIEEENGTPYQKLEPAQPFNMQVEDISSLKADEIMPFIRSKAKQPFALEQDSMMRVYLMSRSEQEHFILVVIHHIIFDGSSFVLFIQSFLDAYKDLVRGNRPIVLPPAASYNDFVEWEQAMLASAEGEKHFSYWKQQLSGALPTLELPYSRSGFLTPSMEGQTYTKRLPVDWVNRVKSFARTQYMSLSTVLLGMYVILLNQYSRQEDIIVGMPVMVRPEERFDQLIGYFVNMLPIRSKVSETETFLDFMKKLQMTVVNGMDHAPYPFPALVRALNVPRLLASSPVFQTVFSYQNYLQTSSLQQLCAPYSDSFTVELVEEIHQEGEYELVLELLEQEEEMTLNIKYRSGLFDESTIVQMAERYIGLAEALMSNPTGALQDYSVLLQEEKNSILYDWNATEVSYPDKCFPELFIKQARKTPEAIAVVYEEQSLTYRELKEKSTLLAIYLQNQGVTPDTLVGICMERSLEMVIGLLGILLAGGAYVPLDPDYPEDRLEYMLQDSNASLVITQSGLLEKVSRLAGSNVNCIVLDNDWDLLTSSVKGRKTLKREVQSSHLAYVIYTSGSTGKPKGVMIPHKALTNFLLSMAEKPGITEQDKLLAVTTYCFDIAGLELYLPLIKGAQCYVCSSEKAKDAERLKQEIQKIKPTIMQATPVTWTMLFQAGWKNEENMKMLCGGEALSETLKSYFVHNNGDAWNMFGPTETTIWSTIQTITADKPLSIGKPIANTQIYILDQHLRPVPIGLPGELFISGSGLARGYLNQPVLTDEKFIDNPFKPGTKLYRTGDLCKWLSDGSIEYLGRMDYQVKIRGFRIELSEVEGQVRTYPGIDECVVVAKEQGEDKQLVAYYLRNDSEFGKSSLDPKEVRNYLKAFLPYYMIPAFFIELDKLPLTPNGKIDRKELMSRKVELATATRKIHLPQSDVEHQVLTIWKKLLDVDHLSTDDAFFDVGGNSFTAAEMVRKIKDKLECDISVTALFKYPTIRELSAYIMKVKGEAPASATEQTDTTENTISQGIDSKEDEHKPSYPDYYEDSIAIIGISSLFPGAKNHVEFWSNLRAGVESVRYFSEDELAQLGLEREIVEHPNYVPGQCTIEGKEYFDPEFFNLSQKNAEFMDPQMKLLLQHAWKAVEDAGYVSKEIPETSVYMSASSSFYQSFIPNLASQSPNVLRNADEYVTWILAQGGTIPTMISHKLGFKGPSLFVHSNCSSSLVGLRLASQSLLSGEAKYALVGASTIFPFNSLGYVYQPGLNFSSDGHIKAFDDSADGMIGGEGVGVVLLKKTLDAVRDGDHIYTILRGVGVNNDGTDKLGFYAPSVKGQSEVIQKTIESTGIHPETISYIETHGTGTKLGDPVEFAALNDTFRQYTAKKQFCGIGSVKTNIGHLDTAAGLAGCIKVALSLYHNEIPPTLNYDTPNTDIHLSDSPFYVVDKLRKWEHASVPHRAALSSFGIGGTNAHAIFEQFIANDEPERSKSSLMNDAADYLIPLSAKNHQRLKAYAGDLSAFLTASQEINLSNVSFTLQTGRTAMKSRVAFIVKNTSELVQKLESFANGQEHIENCWRGEHNQQDSVQWFEQEEVFKELVSQWISNREMNKLAELWAKGFYIDWKLLYYDLRPKRISLPTYPFAQRRCWAPEVEAGAARARAAVEAPVTVASHTLMFEPVWKEQNVPPEVEAPAYDRRIILLCEPDEALPERLEARVNGAAQVLAFSSGKSRVDERFQAYAVQAFESIQSILKDKPSGRALVQLVVAAAGEGQLFSGLSGLLKTARLENPKLIGQLIEVEQGESAESLLAKLEENSCSPVDGWIRYEGGQRKTACWNKFEPSREEEKLPWKDGGVYLITGGSGGLGLLVAEELVRHTRAATLILTGRSPLDENRQIRLKELESLGARVVYKQGDITDRNTVISLLESIQEEFGRVHGIIHCAGVIHDNFILKKSREEFIEVLGPKVQGLVHLDEASSGQDLEFFVLFSSISGSLGNPGQADYATANAFMDAYAAYRNTLVEAQQRRGRTVSIRWPLWKEGGMRIDADTEKLMRQNMGITALQTESGIQALYQCLSSGKEQVMVMEGEPEKIEAYLAKAASQVDVRTIEASAPKLDTASLYDKTLFHLKALLGEVTRLSVSSIEAHEPLERYGIDSIMITQLNAMLAESFGELSKTLFYEYQTLRALAEYLVAEYVPECMQWVGMSPDKERVEETAAATQCTEEESTPVAGQTIAETVTTKSSRSYVKPVRSYAEFGAEETREPIAIIGMAGKYPGSKDMNEYWENLKAGKDCIGEIPQERWTLEGFFQSNKQEAVADGKSYSKWGGFIEGFAEFDPLFFNIAPREALSMDPQERLFIEACWEAMEDAGYTREQLAVQHNSRVGVFAGITKTGYELYGPELWKMGAKIFPQISFSSVANRISYLFNLQGPSMPVDTMCSSSLTAIHEACEHLYRGECELAMAGGVNLYLHPLSYVGLCANQMLSIDGQCKSFGKGGNGFVPGEGVGVVLLKPLSKAIADGDPIHALIRGTSINHGGKTNGYTVPNPTAQGELIRSALERAGVHARTISYIEAHGTGTELGDPIEVTGLTQAFRKDTADKGFCAVGSVKSNIGHLEAAAGIAGIGKIVLQMKNRTLVPSLHAQELNPNIPFEQTPFVVQQELEEWKRPVVELNGETREYPRMAGISSFGAGGANAHVIIEEYVSEEKAPIRVTAHHPVIIVLSAKNEDRLKQQVERLLSVIGKGEVTESNLADAAYTLQVGREAMEERLAVIAESMPALVEKLEGFLEGHDGISELYRGQVKRNKEALSALLEDEDMEKMIAAWIGKRKYTKIVDLWVKGLAMDWSMLYGDVKPQRMSLPAYPFAKERYWITDIKTKQASFESTKSVQPTNIFIDQKASTVAANISQMNGKESDDPNSEAIPSYIQNIQSHISTSVKMKKMPDISYLAAEYERIPSTMVDNQAYSEQDGATRGTNRMRRLTDEGNE; translated from the coding sequence ATGACACGTAAACATGATCAAAGATCAGACCTTAATATCCCGATCGTTTCTTTTATGGAAACTTGCCGGCAATTTCCTGAAACAGAGTTGTTTACTTTTGAAAATGAAGGAGAGCATCCTCAAGTTCTTACGGGAACCACGCTTTTGCTGCAAGTGCAAACTTTGGGCAACATTCTAATGAAAGAACTGGCCGCGCAGGAAAGAGCGCTTCTTGTATTTCCACAGGGTCTGGGATATATCAGCAGCATGCTGGCATGTTTTTATGCAAACATCGTAGCCATCCCTACACCCATTACAGCAGCAGAGCCAGATGAAAAAATGCTTGAGAAAATAAAGCCTATTCAAACAGATTCCGAGGCTGTATGTATCATAACAAATACTGCATTCAAAGCCTTTCTCCAAACACAACCAGAGTATAGAACGTTTCGTATCCTAAATATTGATGAGATTTTTCAGAAGAGCGCCGCCCACGTAGATATGAAGATGAGAATGCCAGCACCTGAAGATATGGCCCTTTTGCTGTACACATCAGGCTCTACATCCCTGCCTAAAGGCGTAATTCTCAGCCATAGATGTTTGATGAATCAGGTTAAGGCTAAGCAATGGAGAATTGACCAAAATAGCCGTATCGTGTCCTGGATGCCGCAATTCCATGCTTTTGGACTGCAAAACAATATTTTGGTACCGCTATTCAATGGTGCCTCAAGCATTCTTCTCCCACCAGAAAGCTTTGCTAAAAATCCGGAGCACTGGATTCAGATGATTGACAAGTATCAGGCTACCCATACGGCTGCGCCAAACTTTGCATTCGATTACTGCTGCTCCACCTTGGACATAGCTTCACTACAGGAATATTCTCTACACCATCTCCAAGCTATTATATGTGCAGGTGAGCCCATTCGGAAGGAGAGTTACGAAAACTTCATTCATAATTTCCGGGCATTAGGGCTTAAAGAAGATATATTTTGTCCTCTTCTGGGCTTGTCTGAGCTGTGTCCTGTTACCAGTGTAAAACCGGGCCAGTCGATGAGATTTCTTAATTTGGATATTCCTAGCTTGGAGCAAAGAAGAGTCCAATACACAGATGAGAAGAATCCATCAAAGACCGTTGTCAGCTGCGGGGAAATCGAAGCTCCAACAGAAATACGGATTGTTCATCCTGAAAGTCATATGCAATGCCTACCAGGGGAAATCGGCGAGATTTGGATTAAATCCGATCGGACGGCAGAGGGCTATCTAAACAGGAAGGAAGAAACGGACAGCACTTTTGAGGCGGTACTTTCCAATACACAAGAAGACGGTTTTTTCCGTACAGGAGACCTTGGTTTTATTGCAGACAATCATATCTATGTCATCGGCAGAGAGAAGGAAGTCATCATCATTCATGGTAAAAATCATCATGCTGTCGATATTGAATGGACCATCCAAAAGAATATGCCGGAGTTGACCTTGCCTATCGCTGTATTTTCCGCTGAAATCAATGGTCAGGAAAAGGTAATCGTCGTACAGGAGATTGAAGCACCTCTTCATCAGCAGGAATATAAACGACTGGTTGAAAACATGCTGAACGCTGTATCTGGGACACATCAACTTGAGATATATGATATATATTTGCTGCCAAAGGGTAGTATTCCCAAAACGGGGAGCGGGAAAATTCAAAGAAAGGTCTGCCGTAATGCCTATATCAAACAAGAGCTTAGGGCGCTTTATCAATATCGGAGTACCCTCTCAACAGCGCATTCAGAGATAGGAGAAACGGATGTTACTATAAACGCTGTTTCGTTGATACAGCTGAAGATTCAGGAATATATGGTGCAATTTTTGCATGGGGAACTGAATCTGGAGTCCGAGGCAATGGATTTGAATAAAAATATTCACGGCTACGGCATCGATTCCATTCTTGTTATGAAGCTCATACGTGGTATCGAAAAATCTTATCCGATCAAGGTTAATGCAAGAGAAATTCTAGAATACCCGACGATTCAACTACTATCGGCTTATTTAGCCAAAAAGATTGAAAAAGATAAACCGGTTGTAGAGGCCAAGACCGAGACAATCCTGCACGGTTTGCAAAGGAATCCACTTTCTGAAGTTCAAAAAGGACTGTGGTTATTACATAAAATGTCTCCTGAAATCAATGCTTACAATGTACCAATATGTCTCCGATTTAATACGAAAGTGGAGATAGAGAACGTTAAACAGGCTTTCCACACCGTTTTAGAACAATATCCTATTTTAAATAGTGTGATTGAAGAAGAAAACGGGACACCTTATCAAAAGCTGGAGCCTGCTCAGCCGTTCAATATGCAGGTAGAGGATATTTCAAGCTTGAAAGCGGATGAAATCATGCCCTTTATTCGGAGCAAGGCAAAGCAGCCATTCGCGCTGGAACAGGACTCTATGATGCGTGTGTATCTGATGTCCAGGTCCGAGCAAGAACATTTCATACTAGTGGTCATCCATCATATTATTTTTGATGGTAGTTCTTTCGTCCTTTTTATTCAAAGTTTTTTAGATGCATATAAAGACTTGGTACGAGGAAATAGACCGATCGTTTTACCACCTGCCGCGAGCTATAACGATTTTGTGGAATGGGAACAAGCGATGCTGGCCAGTGCAGAAGGGGAGAAGCATTTTTCCTATTGGAAGCAACAGTTGTCGGGTGCTTTACCGACTCTAGAGCTTCCATATAGCCGCTCAGGTTTTCTGACTCCGAGCATGGAAGGACAAACATACACCAAGCGGCTTCCAGTTGATTGGGTCAATCGGGTAAAATCTTTTGCTCGTACGCAATATATGAGCTTGTCTACCGTCTTGCTAGGTATGTATGTGATATTGCTCAACCAGTATTCGAGACAGGAAGATATCATCGTTGGTATGCCAGTTATGGTACGACCAGAGGAGCGTTTTGACCAACTAATTGGATATTTTGTCAACATGCTTCCCATACGCAGCAAAGTGTCGGAGACAGAGACATTCTTGGATTTCATGAAAAAATTGCAAATGACCGTAGTCAATGGGATGGATCATGCTCCTTATCCTTTTCCGGCTCTGGTTCGAGCATTAAATGTGCCGCGTCTGCTGGCGAGCTCGCCTGTGTTTCAAACCGTTTTTTCTTACCAAAATTACCTGCAAACTTCAAGCTTGCAGCAGCTTTGTGCGCCGTATAGCGATAGCTTTACCGTTGAGTTGGTAGAAGAAATTCACCAGGAAGGTGAATATGAGCTGGTATTGGAGCTGCTGGAGCAGGAAGAAGAGATGACATTAAATATCAAATACCGTTCCGGTTTGTTCGATGAATCAACTATTGTACAGATGGCTGAGCGTTATATCGGATTAGCGGAAGCACTAATGAGCAATCCTACAGGGGCCCTGCAGGACTATTCAGTACTATTGCAAGAGGAAAAGAACAGCATCCTTTATGACTGGAATGCAACCGAAGTGAGTTATCCGGATAAATGCTTTCCCGAATTATTCATAAAACAGGCAAGAAAAACGCCTGAGGCTATTGCAGTCGTGTATGAAGAACAATCGCTTACCTATCGGGAATTAAAAGAAAAGAGCACTTTGCTCGCCATATATTTGCAAAATCAGGGCGTGACTCCTGATACGCTGGTAGGAATTTGCATGGAACGGTCTTTAGAAATGGTCATTGGGCTGTTGGGAATCCTTCTGGCAGGAGGAGCCTATGTACCGCTTGATCCAGACTATCCGGAGGATCGATTGGAGTATATGCTTCAGGATTCCAATGCATCCCTTGTCATTACGCAATCGGGATTGTTGGAAAAAGTGTCTCGGCTGGCAGGGAGCAATGTGAACTGCATTGTTCTTGATAACGATTGGGATCTTCTGACAAGTAGTGTAAAGGGGAGAAAGACACTCAAACGGGAAGTGCAGTCTAGCCATTTGGCATATGTTATATATACCTCTGGAAGTACAGGGAAACCCAAAGGGGTCATGATCCCGCACAAAGCGTTGACCAACTTTCTTCTTTCCATGGCAGAAAAGCCAGGCATAACAGAGCAGGACAAACTGCTCGCAGTGACAACGTATTGCTTTGACATCGCAGGACTGGAATTATACCTGCCTTTGATTAAAGGCGCTCAATGCTATGTTTGCAGTTCTGAAAAAGCCAAGGATGCCGAAAGACTCAAGCAGGAGATACAAAAAATAAAACCGACAATAATGCAGGCTACCCCTGTGACTTGGACCATGCTCTTTCAAGCTGGCTGGAAGAACGAAGAGAACATGAAAATGCTCTGTGGCGGAGAAGCACTTTCAGAAACATTGAAATCTTATTTTGTTCATAACAACGGTGACGCATGGAATATGTTTGGTCCGACTGAGACGACAATTTGGTCTACAATTCAAACGATTACCGCCGACAAGCCGCTTTCGATCGGTAAGCCTATTGCCAACACTCAGATTTATATTTTGGATCAGCACCTTAGACCTGTGCCTATTGGACTTCCGGGTGAGCTTTTCATTTCGGGCAGTGGCTTGGCCAGAGGTTATTTGAATCAGCCGGTGCTTACGGATGAAAAGTTTATTGACAACCCATTCAAGCCCGGAACTAAGCTCTATAGAACTGGAGATTTATGCAAGTGGCTTTCTGACGGCTCTATTGAGTATTTGGGTCGGATGGATTATCAAGTGAAAATTCGCGGTTTTCGGATTGAGCTTAGTGAAGTTGAAGGTCAAGTCAGAACATATCCAGGAATTGATGAATGCGTCGTGGTTGCCAAGGAACAAGGAGAGGATAAGCAACTTGTTGCCTACTATTTGCGGAACGACTCCGAGTTCGGGAAGTCCTCACTTGACCCGAAAGAAGTGCGAAATTATTTAAAAGCATTCTTGCCTTATTATATGATTCCAGCATTCTTTATCGAACTAGACAAGCTGCCATTGACCCCGAATGGAAAAATAGACCGGAAGGAATTAATGAGTCGCAAGGTCGAGCTGGCGACAGCAACAAGAAAAATCCATTTGCCACAATCAGATGTTGAACATCAAGTTTTAACAATATGGAAAAAGCTTCTGGATGTCGATCATCTAAGTACGGATGATGCCTTTTTCGACGTGGGTGGAAATTCTTTTACAGCCGCAGAGATGGTTAGAAAGATCAAGGACAAGCTGGAATGCGATATTTCGGTGACAGCACTGTTCAAGTATCCAACGATTAGGGAACTTAGTGCTTATATTATGAAAGTAAAAGGCGAGGCCCCAGCTTCTGCAACAGAACAAACAGATACCACTGAAAATACCATTTCACAGGGAATAGACTCAAAGGAAGATGAACATAAACCATCCTACCCTGATTATTATGAGGATAGCATCGCAATCATAGGAATCTCGTCCCTTTTTCCGGGTGCGAAAAACCACGTTGAGTTTTGGAGTAATTTGAGGGCAGGGGTAGAGAGTGTCCGGTACTTTTCCGAAGATGAACTAGCTCAATTAGGGCTGGAGAGAGAGATTGTCGAGCATCCAAACTATGTGCCCGGACAATGCACAATTGAGGGGAAAGAGTATTTTGACCCTGAGTTTTTTAATTTGTCCCAGAAAAATGCTGAATTTATGGACCCCCAGATGAAATTGCTGTTACAGCATGCATGGAAGGCTGTTGAAGATGCTGGTTATGTTTCTAAAGAAATTCCTGAAACCAGTGTGTATATGTCGGCGAGCAGCAGTTTTTATCAATCATTTATTCCTAATTTGGCATCGCAGTCGCCTAATGTCCTGAGGAATGCGGATGAATATGTAACCTGGATTTTGGCACAGGGCGGGACCATTCCTACTATGATATCTCATAAATTGGGATTTAAAGGTCCCAGCCTATTTGTGCATTCCAACTGTTCTTCCTCGTTAGTCGGACTGCGTTTAGCTTCGCAAAGCCTGTTGTCCGGTGAAGCAAAATACGCGTTGGTTGGTGCGTCAACAATCTTTCCTTTCAACAGTTTAGGCTATGTATATCAGCCTGGCTTGAACTTTTCTAGTGATGGTCATATTAAAGCTTTTGATGATTCTGCAGACGGAATGATTGGCGGAGAAGGGGTTGGAGTTGTTCTACTGAAAAAAACGCTGGATGCCGTTAGAGACGGTGACCATATATATACGATTTTACGAGGGGTCGGCGTGAACAACGATGGGACTGACAAACTAGGGTTTTATGCCCCAAGTGTTAAGGGTCAGTCTGAAGTTATTCAGAAGACGATCGAATCAACCGGAATTCATCCCGAAACGATCAGTTATATTGAGACACATGGAACCGGAACCAAATTGGGCGATCCGGTTGAATTTGCTGCCCTAAATGATACATTCAGGCAGTATACAGCCAAAAAACAATTTTGTGGTATTGGATCTGTCAAAACCAATATCGGACATCTGGATACTGCAGCAGGTTTGGCGGGGTGTATTAAAGTCGCTTTAAGCTTATATCATAATGAGATTCCTCCAACGCTTAATTACGATACACCCAATACCGATATCCATTTGTCTGATTCGCCTTTTTATGTTGTTGATAAACTGCGGAAATGGGAACATGCGTCAGTTCCCCATCGGGCGGCATTAAGCTCCTTTGGCATAGGGGGAACGAATGCTCATGCCATTTTCGAACAATTTATAGCCAATGATGAACCCGAACGCTCTAAATCCAGTTTGATGAACGATGCTGCTGACTATCTTATTCCTTTGTCTGCCAAAAATCATCAGCGCCTCAAGGCATATGCTGGGGATCTCTCGGCTTTCTTGACAGCTTCTCAAGAAATCAATTTGTCGAATGTATCTTTTACGCTTCAAACAGGACGAACGGCAATGAAAAGTCGGGTAGCGTTTATTGTCAAGAATACGAGCGAGCTGGTGCAAAAACTGGAATCGTTCGCGAATGGGCAAGAACATATCGAGAATTGCTGGAGGGGAGAACATAATCAGCAAGATTCAGTTCAATGGTTTGAACAGGAAGAAGTGTTCAAGGAATTAGTGAGCCAATGGATCTCAAATCGTGAAATGAACAAGCTGGCAGAGCTATGGGCCAAAGGCTTCTATATCGATTGGAAATTGCTGTATTACGATCTCCGGCCGAAAAGAATCAGTCTGCCTACGTATCCTTTTGCTCAGCGACGCTGCTGGGCTCCTGAGGTTGAGGCTGGGGCAGCAAGGGCCAGAGCAGCGGTGGAAGCACCTGTGACTGTAGCCAGCCATACCCTGATGTTTGAGCCAGTCTGGAAGGAGCAGAACGTACCGCCGGAGGTCGAAGCTCCTGCCTATGACCGTCGTATCATCTTGCTGTGCGAGCCGGACGAGGCTTTGCCTGAACGGCTTGAAGCGAGAGTGAACGGAGCGGCGCAGGTTTTGGCTTTCTCATCCGGGAAGAGTCGGGTGGATGAGCGGTTTCAGGCCTATGCAGTTCAGGCCTTTGAGAGCATCCAAAGCATTCTCAAAGACAAGCCTTCGGGAAGGGCGCTGGTTCAGCTTGTCGTGGCGGCGGCTGGAGAAGGGCAGCTCTTTTCGGGACTTTCGGGTCTGCTGAAGACCGCCCGGCTGGAAAATCCGAAACTCATCGGCCAATTGATCGAAGTGGAACAGGGAGAATCTGCAGAAAGCCTGCTGGCGAAGCTGGAGGAAAATAGCTGTAGTCCAGTAGATGGATGGATTCGCTATGAGGGCGGTCAACGCAAAACCGCTTGCTGGAACAAGTTCGAACCGTCCCGGGAAGAAGAGAAGCTGCCATGGAAAGACGGTGGCGTATATCTTATCACCGGCGGCTCTGGCGGTCTGGGACTGCTTGTTGCAGAAGAACTAGTTCGGCACACCCGAGCAGCGACCTTGATTCTGACAGGCCGGTCGCCACTGGACGAAAACAGGCAAATCCGGCTGAAGGAGCTGGAGTCCTTAGGGGCCAGAGTGGTGTATAAGCAGGGAGATATCACCGACAGGAATACGGTGATTAGCTTGCTGGAAAGCATCCAAGAGGAATTTGGGCGTGTTCACGGGATTATCCACTGTGCAGGGGTCATTCACGATAACTTCATTCTCAAGAAAAGCAGGGAAGAATTTATCGAGGTGCTGGGACCGAAGGTCCAAGGGCTGGTCCATCTGGATGAGGCAAGCAGCGGTCAGGATCTGGAATTCTTCGTGCTCTTTTCCTCCATCTCGGGTAGCCTGGGCAATCCGGGGCAGGCCGATTATGCCACCGCCAACGCTTTTATGGATGCGTACGCAGCATACCGGAATACCCTTGTGGAGGCCCAGCAACGGCGGGGCCGGACGGTATCCATCCGCTGGCCGCTGTGGAAAGAGGGCGGAATGCGGATCGATGCGGACACGGAAAAGCTCATGAGACAAAATATGGGCATTACGGCTTTACAGACCGAGTCGGGCATTCAGGCGTTGTACCAATGCCTGTCCTCAGGCAAGGAGCAGGTAATGGTTATGGAAGGGGAGCCTGAAAAAATTGAGGCCTATCTGGCGAAGGCAGCGTCGCAGGTAGATGTCCGTACGATCGAGGCATCAGCGCCGAAGCTGGATACGGCCTCACTTTACGATAAAACTTTGTTTCATCTCAAGGCGCTGTTGGGAGAGGTGACCCGGCTGAGCGTCAGCAGCATCGAAGCTCATGAGCCGTTAGAGCGCTATGGGATTGATTCCATTATGATTACCCAGCTCAACGCCATGCTGGCAGAGTCTTTTGGCGAGCTGTCCAAGACGCTGTTTTATGAGTACCAGACCTTGCGTGCCCTGGCTGAATATTTGGTGGCGGAATACGTGCCGGAGTGCATGCAGTGGGTCGGAATGAGTCCAGACAAGGAACGGGTGGAAGAAACGGCTGCGGCAACCCAGTGCACTGAAGAAGAAAGCACGCCAGTTGCGGGGCAGACGATTGCGGAGACGGTGACAACGAAGTCCAGCCGTAGCTATGTGAAGCCTGTTCGAAGCTACGCGGAGTTTGGCGCAGAGGAAACACGAGAACCGATCGCCATCATTGGTATGGCGGGAAAGTACCCAGGTTCGAAGGACATGAACGAATATTGGGAAAATCTCAAAGCAGGGAAGGATTGTATCGGTGAAATCCCGCAGGAACGCTGGACCCTGGAAGGATTCTTCCAGTCTAACAAACAGGAAGCGGTGGCTGATGGCAAAAGCTACAGCAAGTGGGGCGGTTTTATCGAAGGCTTTGCGGAATTCGATCCCCTGTTTTTTAATATTGCACCGCGGGAAGCACTCAGTATGGACCCTCAGGAAAGGCTGTTCATTGAAGCCTGCTGGGAAGCGATGGAGGACGCGGGCTACACCAGAGAACAGCTTGCGGTACAGCATAATAGCCGGGTAGGTGTGTTTGCGGGAATTACCAAAACGGGCTACGAGCTTTATGGGCCGGAATTATGGAAGATGGGGGCCAAAATATTTCCCCAAATATCCTTTAGTTCGGTAGCCAACCGGATTTCGTACCTGTTCAATTTGCAGGGACCGAGCATGCCGGTGGATACGATGTGTTCGTCCTCGTTGACCGCGATTCATGAAGCGTGTGAGCATCTATACCGCGGAGAATGCGAGCTGGCCATGGCAGGAGGAGTGAACCTGTATCTGCATCCGCTGAGCTATGTCGGACTTTGCGCCAACCAGATGCTGTCCATAGACGGACAGTGCAAGAGCTTCGGAAAGGGAGGCAACGGCTTTGTCCCAGGAGAAGGCGTGGGGGTCGTGCTATTGAAGCCGCTGTCCAAGGCGATAGCAGATGGAGACCCGATCCATGCGCTCATCCGGGGAACGAGCATCAACCATGGAGGCAAGACCAACGGGTATACAGTGCCTAACCCGACTGCTCAAGGGGAGCTGATCCGGTCGGCACTGGAACGAGCCGGGGTACATGCCCGGACCATCAGCTATATTGAAGCGCACGGAACAGGCACAGAACTGGGAGACCCCATTGAAGTGACTGGTCTGACCCAGGCCTTCAGGAAGGATACGGCAGACAAAGGATTTTGCGCCGTAGGCTCTGTGAAGTCCAACATCGGACATTTGGAGGCAGCAGCGGGCATCGCAGGGATTGGGAAAATTGTCCTGCAGATGAAAAACCGGACGCTGGTTCCCAGCCTGCACGCCCAGGAATTGAATCCGAACATTCCTTTTGAGCAGACGCCGTTTGTCGTCCAGCAGGAGCTGGAGGAATGGAAGCGGCCGGTGGTTGAGCTCAATGGAGAGACACGGGAATACCCGAGGATGGCTGGGATTTCATCGTTTGGAGCAGGAGGCGCCAATGCCCATGTCATCATTGAAGAGTACGTTTCAGAAGAGAAGGCGCCAATCCGTGTGACAGCTCACCATCCCGTGATCATCGTATTGTCGGCCAAAAATGAGGATCGGCTGAAACAGCAGGTCGAGAGATTGCTGTCCGTGATCGGGAAAGGAGAGGTCACAGAAAGCAATCTGGCTGATGCAGCCTACACGCTCCAGGTAGGACGTGAAGCGATGGAAGAACGCCTGGCGGTAATTGCCGAGTCGATGCCAGCACTGGTGGAGAAGCTGGAAGGATTCCTGGAAGGTCACGACGGGATATCCGAGCTGTACCGAGGACAGGTCAAGCGAAACAAAGAGGCACTGTCCGCACTGCTAGAAGATGAAGATATGGAAAAAATGATCGCTGCTTGGATCGGAAAACGGAAATACACGAAGATAGTAGATCTTTGGGTAAAGGGACTGGCGATGGATTGGAGCATGCTTTATGGAGATGTCAAGCCGCAGAGAATGAGTCTGCCAGCCTATCCTTTTGCAAAGGAGCGGTATTGGATCACGGATATTAAAACCAAGCAGGCTTCCTTTGAATCTACCAAATCTGTACAGCCAACGAATATATTTATCGATCAAAAAGCATCTACGGTAGCGGCAAATATTTCGCAAATGAATGGAAAAGAAAGCGACGATCCAAATTCCGAAGCTATTCCTTCGTATATCCAGAATATTCAGAGCCACATTTCCACCAGTGTCAAAATGAAGAAGATGCCAGATATTTCTTATCTAGCGGCTGAATACGAAAGAATTCCTTCGACTATGGTCGACAACCAAGCTTACTCGGAACAGGATGGGGCGACGCGAGGGACTAATCGGATGAGGAGGCTTACAGATGAAGGAAATGAATGA